TTTGGAACGGGAGCGCGGCATCACCATCAAGCTGCAAGCAGCTCGGATGAACTATACAGCCAAAGATGGAGAACAATACGTTCTCAATCTAATTGATACGCCGGGGCACGTAGATTTCTCTTATGAGGTGTCGCGCAGTCTCGTCGCTTGTGAAGGTGCGCTCCTAGTTGTAGACGCTTCCCAAGGAGTCGAAGCCCAGACCCTTGCCAACGTCTATCTTGCTCTAGAACACAATCTGGAAATTATCCCAGTTTTAAACAAGATTGACCTGCCCGGTGCTGAACCAGAGCGGGTGAAACAAGAAATCGAAGAAATTATCGGCCTAGATTGCAGCGGTGCAATTATGGCTTCTGCTAAAGAAGGAATTGGCATTGACGAAATTCTAGAATCAATTGTGCATCTAGTACCACCGCCTGCCGATACTGTGTCTGAACGGCTGCGGGCGTTAATTTTTGATAGCTACTACGACAGCTATCGGGGTGTAATTGTATACTTCCGAGTAGTAGATGGTACGGTAAAAAAAGGCGATCGCATTCGTCTGATGGCATCGGGTAAAGAATACGAAATTGACGAACTTGGCATCCTTTCCCCTAACCAAATACAAGTAAACGAACTCCACGCCGGAGAAGTGGGATACCTGGGAGCCGCCATCAAAGCCGTCGAAGACGCCAGGGTAGGAGACACAATTACCCTCTCTACTGCCCCTGCTGCCGCTGCCTTACCAGGTTACGCTCAAGCCAAGCCGATGGTCTTCTGCGGAATGTTTCCCATTGATGCAGACCAGTTTCCAGATTTGCGCGAAGCCCTAGATAAACTAAAGCTAAATGATGCGGCTCTCTCCTACGAACCGGAAACCTCTAGCGCTATGGGTTTTGGCTTCCGTTGCGGCTTCTTGGGCTTGCTGCACATGGAAATTGTCCAAGAACGGCTAGAGCGAGAATATAACCTGGATTTGATTATTACGGCTCCTTCAGTGGTTTACCAAGTAACAACCAACAAGGGAGAGGTGTTATTAATCGACAATCCCAGTACGTTACCGTCGCCCAACGAACGGGAAAAAATCGAAGAGCCATATGTCAAAGTGGACATGATTACCCCCGAAGAGTACGTGGGTACTTTGATGGAACTGTCTCAAAATCGGCGTGGCGTCTTCAAGGATATGAAGTATCTTGCCCAAGGGCGGACAACACTAACTTATGAGTTGCCCTTAGCAGAGGTAGTTACAGACTTTTTTGACCAGATGAAGTCGCGAACGCGGGGATATGCCAGCATGGAATATCAAATCATCGGCTACCGCGAAAATCCCTTAGTCAAGTTGGATATTATGATCAACAGCGATCCTGTTGATGCTTTGGCAATGATCGTCCATCGGGACAAAGCCTATAACGTAGGGCGGGCGATGGCTGAGAAGTTGAAAGAACTTATCCCGCGCCATCAGTTTAAGGTACCGATTCAAGCCACAATCGGCTCTAAAGTGATCGCCAGCGAACACATCCCGGCATTAAGGAAAGACGTGCTGGCAAAATGTTACGGCGGTGACATTAGTCGTAAGAAAAAGCTGCTACAGAAACAGGCAAAGGGTAAAAAGCGGATGAAAGCAGTTGGGACAGTTGACGTGCCGCAAGAGGCATTTATGGCAGTTTTGCGACTGGATAAGGAGTAAACAACCTGGCGATCGCAGACGAGCATCGCGAGTAACCGTTTTTAGCGGATCGCGATCGCTCCTGCATAGTGTAAGCTTGGTTGCTAACCTGAAGATGTGGACACCTAAACAGTCCGACGGTTAATCTTAAATGGCGATTCAACAAGGCGAGTAAGTTACCGATGCGAATCTTGGTTACAGGTGGTGCGGGTTTCGTTGGTTCCCATCTTATAGATCGCTTGATGGAACAAGGTCATGAAGTTGTCTGCTTAGATAACTTCTACACCGGAACTAAGCGCAACATCCTGCAATGGTTAGA
The Microcoleus sp. FACHB-831 genome window above contains:
- the lepA gene encoding translation elongation factor 4 — encoded protein: MTSVPVSRIRNFSIIAHIDHGKSTLADRLLQTTGTVTAREMKEQFLDNMDLERERGITIKLQAARMNYTAKDGEQYVLNLIDTPGHVDFSYEVSRSLVACEGALLVVDASQGVEAQTLANVYLALEHNLEIIPVLNKIDLPGAEPERVKQEIEEIIGLDCSGAIMASAKEGIGIDEILESIVHLVPPPADTVSERLRALIFDSYYDSYRGVIVYFRVVDGTVKKGDRIRLMASGKEYEIDELGILSPNQIQVNELHAGEVGYLGAAIKAVEDARVGDTITLSTAPAAAALPGYAQAKPMVFCGMFPIDADQFPDLREALDKLKLNDAALSYEPETSSAMGFGFRCGFLGLLHMEIVQERLEREYNLDLIITAPSVVYQVTTNKGEVLLIDNPSTLPSPNEREKIEEPYVKVDMITPEEYVGTLMELSQNRRGVFKDMKYLAQGRTTLTYELPLAEVVTDFFDQMKSRTRGYASMEYQIIGYRENPLVKLDIMINSDPVDALAMIVHRDKAYNVGRAMAEKLKELIPRHQFKVPIQATIGSKVIASEHIPALRKDVLAKCYGGDISRKKKLLQKQAKGKKRMKAVGTVDVPQEAFMAVLRLDKE